A stretch of the Myripristis murdjan chromosome 24, fMyrMur1.1, whole genome shotgun sequence genome encodes the following:
- the LOC115355730 gene encoding 36.4 kDa proline-rich protein-like, which produces MCSIASPFWWPLVHGSDYRYGYHYHQQPPRIPPPVVYRLIPLSPPVTYHRPSIPMPPYHHRFKGPVPPHMYKIHKGLSPPIVHQPRVKGPLPVPWHYKMKGPSLSVVQPDPTVPTTPVVYLPTVPPTLPATTEVYQPTAPPTLPVTTMPAVTTTMSVVETTVPPVETTAPVTLPGCTTFGPVCQQFPYYPRNQHCAS; this is translated from the exons ATGTGCTCTATCGCTTCTCCTTTCTGGTGGCCCCTAGTTCACGGCAGTGATTACAGGTATGGGTATCACTACCACCAGCAGCCACCAAGGATCCCACCACCGGTAGTGTATCGACTTATTCCTCTATCTCCGCCGGTGACTTACCACAGACCCTCAATCCCCATGCCACCTTATCACCACCGATTCAAAGGGCCAGTGCCACCACACATGTACAAAATACACAAGGGCCTGTCTCCACCCATAGTCCACCAGCCAAGGGTCAAAGGTCCACTCCCTGTACCCTGGCATTACAAAATGAAAGGTCCATCCTTGTCAGTGGTTCAGCCCGACCCCACGGTACCAACAACACCTGTGGTGTACCTCCCCACCGTCCCTCCAACCCTGCCAGCCACAACAGAGGTATACCAGCCCACTGCACCACCAACTCTGCCAGTGACTACCATGCCTGCAGTGACAACCACCATGTCAGTGGTGGAGACCACTGTGCCGCCAGTGGAGACCACCGCCCCTGTGACGCTACCG GGATGCACAACGTTTGGTCCTGTGTGCCAACAGTTTCCTTATTATCCTAGGAACCAGCACTGTGCATCCTAA